Proteins from a single region of Pyrus communis chromosome 6, drPyrComm1.1, whole genome shotgun sequence:
- the LOC137738237 gene encoding chlorophyllase-2-like yields MTAMSSSTSSSSFAISGTNVFEMGKYKVVFQRVEAAERSGCSSKTKSSSSSSTSPPANPPPPKPLLIGMPCEAAGEFPVLLLLHGYLLSNSFYSQLINHIASHGFIVIAPQLYTIAGPDTTDEIKSTAAITNWLSNGLQPLLPPNVHANLSKLALAGHSRGGKVSFALALGKEETGTSLKFSALIGIDPVDGMDKGKQTPPPVLTYVPHSFDLDMAVMVIGSGLGEVKKNPLFPPCAPKGVNHEDFFNECRKSACYFVAKDYGHLDMLDDETKGIRGKATYCLCKNGKSREPMRRFVGGVVVAFIKAYLEGDSSHLLAIREGVETLPIELQCVKFLL; encoded by the exons ATGACAGCCATGTCCTcctccacttcttcttcttcgtttgcCATCTCTGGTACAAATGTTTTTGAGATGGGAAAATACAAAGTTGTCTTCCAGAGAGTTGAAGCAGCAGAGAGGAGTGGATGCAGCAGCAAAACCaagtcgtcgtcgtcgtcgtcaacTTCTCCTCCTGCTAACCCACCGCCTCCGAAACCACTATTGATTGGCATGCCTTGTGAAGCTGCTGGAGAGTTCCCAGTGTTGCTGCTCCTCCATGGTTATCTTCTCTCCAACTCTTTCTACTCTCAGCTTATCAACCACATCGCTTCTCATGGCTTCATTGTCATTGCCCctcag TTATATACCATAGCTGGACCAGACACAACTGATGAGATCAAGTCCACAGCTGCAATAACAAACTGGTTATCTAATGGACTTCAACCCTTGCTTCCACCCAATGTTCATGCAAATTTAAGCAAGCTAGCACTCGCCGGCCATAGCCGTGGAGGCAAGGTTTCATTTGCACTAGCTTTAGGGAAAGAAGAAACTGGCACCAGCTTAAAGTTTTCAGCCTTGATAGGCATTGACCCAGTTGACGGAATGGACAAGGGGAAACAAACTCCTCCGCCAGTGCTAACCTATGTTCCTCATTCATTTGATCTTGACATGGCAGTGATGGTGATTGGTTCAGGTTTGGGTGAAGTGAAAAAGAACCCTCTATTCCCTCCTTGTGCTCCAAAGGGTGTTAACCATGAGGACTTCTTCAACGAATGCCGGAAATCGGCATGTTATTTTGTGGCAAAGGATTATGGCCATCTTGACATGCTAGATGATGAGACCAAAGGGATTAGAGGGAAAGCTACGTATTGTTTGTGCAAAAATGGGAAGTCTAGGGAGCCCATGAGGAGGTTTGTTGGAGGGGTTGTGGTTGCTTTCATAAAAGCTTATTTAGAAGGTGATAGTAGCCACCTATTGGCTATAAGAGAAGGGGTTGAGACTTTGCCAATAGAGCTTCAATGTGTTAAATTTCTTTTGTGA
- the LOC137736139 gene encoding uncharacterized protein: MLCVEHSRDIDVIEVQNVVASLKRFAQRLERHNENKTERAFASLSVNLKPVNSSGNQGNRYQKNWKTKFKKWDQKPAYQFGKQIAVVEGGRNPCRHCDKYHYGECFLKGKPKFHCCGKIGHIARYNNNKKDAQGVQHLNFATHVLPTPTMFYVNNAVNKKSIEDVWYVDSGCSNHMTGREDVLVDIDRSITTKVEMGTGQLVDVIGKGSLMVDSKMGMRYIQEVMLVLGLKENLLSGR, encoded by the coding sequence ATGCTATGTGTTGAACACTCAAGGGATATAGATGTGATTGAGGTTCAAAATGTAGTTGCCTCGTTGAAACGTTTTGCACAGAGATTGGAGAGACATAATGAGAACAAGACTGAGAGAGCATTTGCAAGTCTAAGTGTGAATCTCAAACCTGTCAATTCTTCTGGAAATCAAGGCAATCGATACcagaaaaattggaaaacaaaatttaaaaagtggGATCAAAAGCCTGCTTATCAATTTGGGAAGCAAATTGCAGTTGTAGAAGGTGGTAGAAACCCTTGTAGGCACTGTGATAAATACCATTATGGAGAATGTTTTCTTAAAGGCAAACCTAAGTTTCATTGTTGTGGGAAAATTGGTCATATTGCAAGGTACAACAATAATAAGAAAGATGCTCAAGGTGTTCAACATCTAAATTTTGCAACTCATGTTCTTCCCACACCAACCATGTTCTATGTAAATAATGCAGTTAACAAGAAGTCTATTGAAGATGTATGGTATGTCGATAGTGGTTGTAGTAACCATATGACTGGCAGAGAAGATGTGCTAGTTGATATCGACAGAAGCATAACTACCAAAGTAGAAATGGGAACTGGACAATTGGTTGATGTTATTGGAAAAGGAAGTTTAATGGTGGACTCTAAGATGGGAATGAGGTATATCCAAGAAGTAATGCTTGTCTTAGGTCTTAAGGAGAATCTACTAAGTGGCAGATGA
- the LOC137737461 gene encoding uncharacterized protein, whose product MKILQANSGVLTNFDVLNFLKSKGASKDLARVLANVAPSEYKVFDYLVATPACTQTRESIDEFKEKCREYDLAEAEVFNIINARPYNVVGIFPMIEDIDNRLGDKIQDLVDMVVEVLPSLPVPAATYESEAKTTDAEKIEDENDNDEEEPIETE is encoded by the exons ATGAAGAT TTTACAGGCCAATTCCGGTGTGCTTACCAATTTTGATGTGCTCAACTTTCTAAAGTCCAAAGGGGCTTCAAAAGATCTAGCACGGGTTCTTGCTAATGTAGCGCCATCCGAGTATAAG GTTTTTGATTACTTGGTTGCGACTCCTGCTTGTACTCAGACAAGAGAGAGTATTGATGAGTTCAAGGAGAAGTGTAGGGAATATGACCTTGCAGAAGCTGAGGTGTTCAATATCATCAACGCTAGGCCATATAACGTCGTTGGAATCTTCCCG ATGATAGAGGATATCGATAACCGTCTAGGAGATAAAATTCAAGATCTAGTAGATATGGTGGTAGAAGTGTTACCATCTCTACCCGTTCCAGCAGCAACTTACGAAAGTGAGGCAAAAACCACGGATGcagaaaaaattgaagatgAGAACGATAATGATGAAGAGGAACCAATTGAGACAGAATGA